In one Caloranaerobacter sp. TR13 genomic region, the following are encoded:
- a CDS encoding AraC family transcriptional regulator: MLNSFDRNLEILDGFETDYLRIFYYDFTKKYKGKYKSYEYNRLCTIIEGEKKVKVNDDYTFKYNSNQFILLPPHSSVEMEINIPTKALVLELNSNLIYNISNKISLDLEIETDRLIYNDLFIATSDNEIKNCISKIIKTYNSSDKNKEFLIDLYAQEVIYNLLKIKGASLILNTEYKNPIYKAIRYMEENYNKSINIKDIAWNLNMSESNFSLYFKKIIGISPKEYLKNIRLSKAEELLKEYNVTEVAYSVGYENISHFIKLFKSKYGLTPKQYKKNYYQKNLINSNNIF; this comes from the coding sequence ATGTTGAACAGCTTTGATAGGAATTTAGAAATTTTAGATGGATTCGAAACAGACTATTTAAGAATTTTTTATTATGATTTTACTAAAAAATATAAGGGCAAATACAAATCATATGAATACAACAGACTCTGCACAATAATTGAAGGTGAAAAAAAAGTTAAGGTTAATGATGATTACACTTTTAAATACAATAGTAACCAATTTATCTTGTTACCTCCCCACTCTAGTGTCGAAATGGAAATAAATATTCCTACCAAAGCACTAGTTTTAGAACTAAACAGTAACTTAATTTATAACATAAGCAATAAAATATCTCTAGATTTAGAAATAGAAACAGATAGGTTAATTTATAATGATTTGTTTATTGCTACAAGTGACAATGAGATAAAAAATTGTATATCAAAGATTATAAAAACTTACAATAGTTCTGATAAAAATAAAGAATTCTTAATAGATTTATACGCTCAGGAAGTTATTTATAACTTACTTAAAATAAAAGGCGCTAGTCTAATATTAAACACAGAATATAAAAATCCCATTTATAAAGCTATTAGATATATGGAAGAAAACTATAACAAATCCATAAATATAAAGGATATAGCGTGGAATTTAAATATGTCTGAATCAAATTTCTCTTTGTATTTTAAAAAGATAATAGGAATTTCACCAAAAGAATATTTGAAAAACATCAGGTTATCCAAAGCAGAAGAACTTTTAAAAGAGTATAATGTTACAGAAGTAGCATATAGTGTAGGATATGAAAATATTTCTCATTTTATAAAATTATTTAAAAGTAAATATGGTCTGACACCAAAACAATACAAAAAAAACTACTATCAAAAAAACTTAATTAATTCAAATAATATATTTTGA
- a CDS encoding ATP-binding protein: MKKAVINPNRCDQSPFCPVVRACPVNAIKQKKEGFFKVSTPEVDPDICIGCGKCVNYCPHRAVEMVEK; the protein is encoded by the coding sequence ATGAAAAAAGCAGTAATTAACCCAAATAGATGTGATCAATCACCATTTTGCCCTGTAGTTAGAGCATGTCCTGTTAATGCTATTAAGCAAAAAAAAGAAGGATTTTTTAAAGTATCTACTCCTGAAGTAGATCCTGATATCTGTATTGGTTGTGGCAAGTGTGTAAACTATTGTCCTCATAGAGCAGTTGAAATGGTTGAAAAATAG